From Pseudomonas sp. FP2335, the proteins below share one genomic window:
- the gloB gene encoding hydroxyacylglutathione hydrolase: protein MIQISALPAFTDNYIWLLQDSRTRRCAVVDPGDAAPVLDWLERNPGWELSDILITHHHHDHVGGVEQLKSVTGAKVYGPANENIPARDVALHDNDRITALGWDFDVYAVPGHTLGHIAFYHQGVLFCGDTLFAAGCGRLFEGTPEQMHSSLERLAALPADTLVYCTHEYTQSNLKFAQAVEPHNADIAERVENVRQLRARGEITLPSNLALEKRTNPFLRTAETSVKQKADERNGRDNRSGAEVFASLRAWKDKF from the coding sequence ATGATACAGATCAGTGCCCTGCCCGCCTTCACCGATAACTACATCTGGTTGTTACAAGACTCTCGGACCCGACGCTGCGCCGTGGTCGATCCCGGCGATGCCGCGCCCGTGCTCGACTGGCTCGAACGTAACCCCGGCTGGGAGCTCAGCGACATCCTGATCACCCACCATCACCATGATCATGTCGGTGGTGTCGAGCAACTGAAAAGTGTTACAGGGGCCAAGGTCTACGGCCCGGCCAACGAAAATATCCCGGCGCGGGATGTGGCCCTCCACGATAACGACCGCATCACGGCGCTGGGTTGGGACTTCGACGTTTATGCAGTGCCCGGCCACACCCTCGGCCATATCGCCTTTTATCACCAAGGCGTACTGTTCTGTGGCGACACCCTGTTCGCCGCCGGCTGCGGGCGCCTGTTCGAAGGCACGCCGGAGCAAATGCACAGTTCTCTGGAACGCCTGGCCGCCCTGCCCGCCGATACATTGGTGTACTGCACCCACGAATACACCCAAAGCAACCTCAAGTTTGCCCAAGCGGTGGAACCGCACAACGCGGACATCGCCGAACGGGTGGAAAACGTTCGCCAACTGCGCGCTCGTGGCGAGATCACGCTGCCTTCCAACCTGGCGCTGGAAAAACGCACCAATCCTTTTTTGCGCACCGCTGAAACATCCGTTAAACAAAAAGCAGACGAACGGAACGGGCGTGACAACCGCTCTGGGGCCGAGGTGTTTGCTAGCTTGAGGGCTTGGAAAGATAAGTTCTAA
- a CDS encoding extracellular solute-binding protein produces the protein MMSLRPALFAGLLLCSAAHAAPQHALTLYNEPPKYPANFKHTDYVNPDAPKGGTFRESSLAGFDSFNPFISKGVPADNIGLIYDTLATQSLDEPFTEYGLVAGKIEKAPDNSWVRFYLRPEARFHDGHPMRADDVVFSFQTLIKDGTPLYRTYYADVDEVVAEDPLRVLFKFKRTNNRELPLILGQLPVLPKHWWATRDFTKGNLEFPLGSGPYKVAEVKAGRSVRYERVKDYWGKDLPINKGLYNFDQRITDYYRDATVALEALKAGQFDYWAEFSAKNWANAYNVPAVTEGRLIKEQIPNGNPTGMQGFVFNVRKPMFQDVRVRKAISLLLDFEWSNKQLFNGAYTRTRSYFENSDMAATGLPGPDELAILEPLRDKIPPQVFTEAFEPAKTDGSGMIRAQQREAYQLLQEAGWKIVDDKMVDTNGKPVVIEFLLAQTEFERILLPFKRNLADLGIDLVIRRVDVSQFVTRLRSRDFDMLVGSFPQSSSPGNEQREFWKSTSADKPGSRNYMGLKDPAVDQLVEQLIDSDTRTSLIAHAKSLDRVLQFGYYVIPNWHIKTFRVAYWNNLGHPKVSPLYDVGISTWWSKPNVQPPVPPQTSADPASGGD, from the coding sequence ATGATGTCTTTGCGACCTGCACTGTTCGCCGGCCTGCTGCTCTGCAGCGCGGCCCACGCCGCCCCGCAACATGCGTTGACGCTCTACAACGAACCGCCCAAATACCCTGCAAACTTCAAGCACACCGACTACGTCAACCCCGACGCCCCCAAGGGCGGCACCTTCCGGGAATCCAGCCTGGCCGGCTTTGACAGCTTCAACCCGTTCATCAGCAAAGGCGTGCCTGCCGACAACATCGGCCTGATCTACGACACCCTCGCCACCCAAAGCCTTGACGAACCGTTCACCGAATACGGCCTGGTCGCCGGCAAGATCGAGAAGGCCCCGGACAACAGCTGGGTGCGTTTCTACCTGCGCCCCGAAGCGCGTTTCCACGACGGCCACCCGATGCGCGCCGATGACGTGGTGTTCAGCTTCCAGACCCTGATCAAGGACGGCACCCCGCTCTATCGCACCTACTACGCCGATGTCGACGAAGTGGTCGCCGAAGACCCGCTGCGCGTGCTGTTCAAGTTCAAGCGCACCAACAACCGCGAACTGCCGCTGATCCTCGGCCAACTGCCGGTATTGCCGAAACACTGGTGGGCCACCCGCGACTTCACCAAGGGCAACCTCGAATTCCCGCTGGGCAGCGGTCCTTACAAGGTGGCCGAGGTCAAGGCCGGGCGTTCCGTACGCTACGAGCGGGTCAAGGACTACTGGGGCAAGGACCTGCCGATCAACAAGGGCCTGTACAACTTCGACCAGCGCATCACCGACTACTACCGAGACGCCACCGTCGCACTGGAAGCGCTCAAGGCCGGGCAATTCGACTACTGGGCCGAGTTCAGCGCCAAGAACTGGGCGAACGCCTATAACGTCCCGGCCGTGACCGAAGGACGCCTGATCAAGGAACAGATCCCCAACGGCAACCCCACCGGCATGCAGGGCTTCGTATTCAACGTGCGCAAGCCAATGTTCCAGGACGTGCGCGTGCGCAAGGCCATCAGCCTGTTGCTGGATTTCGAGTGGAGCAACAAGCAGCTGTTCAACGGTGCCTATACGCGCACCCGCAGCTACTTCGAAAACTCCGACATGGCCGCCACCGGCCTGCCCGGCCCGGATGAGCTGGCGATCCTGGAACCGCTGCGCGACAAGATCCCGCCGCAAGTCTTCACCGAGGCCTTCGAACCGGCCAAGACCGATGGCAGCGGCATGATCCGTGCGCAGCAGCGCGAGGCTTACCAACTGTTACAGGAAGCCGGCTGGAAGATCGTCGACGACAAGATGGTCGACACCAACGGCAAACCCGTGGTCATCGAGTTCTTGCTGGCCCAGACCGAATTCGAACGCATCCTGCTGCCGTTCAAGCGCAACCTGGCGGACTTGGGCATAGACCTGGTGATCCGCCGGGTCGACGTCTCCCAATTCGTCACCCGCCTGCGTTCGCGGGACTTCGACATGCTGGTGGGCAGTTTCCCGCAGTCTTCCTCGCCAGGTAACGAGCAGCGCGAGTTCTGGAAGTCGACCAGCGCCGACAAGCCCGGCAGCCGCAATTACATGGGCCTGAAAGATCCGGCCGTCGACCAGTTGGTGGAGCAACTGATCGATTCCGACACCCGCACCAGCCTGATCGCCCACGCCAAGTCCCTGGATCGCGTGCTGCAATTTGGCTACTACGTGATTCCCAACTGGCACATCAAGACCTTCCGCGTGGCCTACTGGAACAATCTCGGTCATCCAAAGGTTTCGCCGCTGTACGACGTCGGTATCTCCACATGGTGGAGCAAACCGAATGTGCAACCGCCCGTTCCCCCCCAGACGAGCGCCGATCCGGCGAGCGGAGGCGATTAA
- a CDS encoding extracellular solute-binding protein — MKRPLLLLISLALSFAANATITESHGYTQFGVLKYPAKFTHFDWVNPAAPKGGTLRVMAFGTFDTLNPYTFKGSSPVSTPNFLQYGVNELNEPLMVGTGQYAPSGDEPTSSYGLIAQSVEYSEDRSWVVFNLRPEARFHDGHPITAYDVAFSYRTLLTEGHPQYRTNLQEVARVDILNRHRIRFVFKRAGNPLLILRLGELPVLPQHYWKDRDFKATTFEPPLGSGPYRVTKVTPGRQLVFERVKDYWGKALPVNQGLYNYDKVEVEFYRDSDVAFEAFKAGEFDIYIEHQAKNWATGYNFPAVNRGEVIKAQIAHQIPTQSQGLFMNTRRPTFSQAKVREALGLMFDFEWTNRTLFSSAYKRTLSYYPNSEFSATGVPIGHEWLLLSPYRDQLPLDLFTQPFSLPQTDGRGIPRDTMRHALALLGEAGWKLSGQRLLNADGQPLRFEILLVNPNLERILQPYVENLISIGIDARLRTVDRAQYKQRLDQFDYDMILITLNQTLSPGLEQWQYFHSSQATIKGSKNYAGIANPIVDHLLEQLLAAQTRDAQLAAGRALDRVLLWQHYSIPNWYLNYHRLAYRNRFAFVTTPPYSLGLSAWWLKASEKAQ, encoded by the coding sequence TTGAAGCGTCCCCTCCTTCTACTAATAAGTCTGGCCTTGAGCTTTGCCGCGAACGCGACGATTACCGAGAGCCACGGTTACACGCAGTTCGGCGTACTCAAATACCCGGCCAAATTCACCCACTTCGATTGGGTAAACCCCGCAGCGCCGAAAGGCGGAACCTTGCGGGTCATGGCCTTTGGCACCTTCGATACGCTCAACCCCTACACGTTCAAGGGTTCCAGCCCGGTTTCAACGCCCAACTTCCTGCAATACGGCGTCAATGAGCTGAACGAACCGTTGATGGTCGGCACCGGCCAATACGCGCCCTCCGGCGATGAGCCCACCTCCAGCTATGGGCTGATTGCCCAATCGGTGGAATACAGCGAAGACCGCAGTTGGGTGGTGTTCAACCTGCGCCCGGAAGCACGCTTCCACGATGGCCACCCGATTACCGCCTATGACGTGGCATTCTCCTATCGCACTCTGTTGACCGAAGGCCATCCGCAATACCGCACCAACCTGCAAGAGGTGGCGCGGGTCGACATCCTCAACCGCCATCGCATCCGTTTCGTGTTCAAGCGCGCCGGCAATCCGCTGCTGATCCTGCGCCTGGGCGAGTTACCCGTACTGCCCCAGCATTACTGGAAAGACCGCGATTTCAAGGCCACCACCTTCGAGCCACCGCTGGGCAGCGGGCCATACCGCGTGACCAAAGTCACCCCGGGCCGGCAATTGGTGTTCGAACGGGTCAAGGATTATTGGGGCAAGGCCCTGCCGGTCAACCAGGGCTTGTATAACTACGACAAGGTCGAAGTCGAGTTCTACCGCGATAGCGATGTGGCCTTCGAAGCCTTCAAGGCCGGCGAATTCGACATCTATATCGAGCACCAGGCCAAGAACTGGGCGACCGGCTACAACTTCCCGGCGGTCAACCGTGGCGAGGTGATCAAGGCGCAGATCGCCCACCAGATCCCGACCCAGAGCCAGGGCCTGTTCATGAACACGCGGCGCCCGACCTTCAGCCAGGCCAAGGTCCGCGAAGCCCTTGGCCTGATGTTCGACTTTGAATGGACCAACCGCACGCTGTTCAGCAGCGCCTACAAGCGCACCCTGAGCTACTACCCCAACAGCGAATTCTCGGCGACGGGTGTACCGATCGGGCATGAATGGCTGCTGCTCTCGCCCTACCGCGACCAGTTGCCGCTTGACCTCTTCACCCAGCCGTTCAGCCTGCCGCAGACCGACGGGCGCGGCATCCCCCGCGACACCATGCGCCACGCCCTGGCCCTGCTCGGCGAGGCTGGCTGGAAGCTGTCCGGCCAACGCCTGCTCAACGCGGACGGGCAACCGCTGCGCTTCGAGATCCTGCTGGTCAACCCGAACCTGGAACGCATCCTGCAACCCTATGTCGAGAACCTGATCAGCATCGGCATCGACGCGCGCCTGCGCACCGTCGATCGCGCCCAGTACAAGCAGCGCCTGGATCAATTCGACTACGACATGATCCTGATCACCCTCAACCAGACCTTGAGCCCGGGCCTTGAGCAGTGGCAGTACTTCCACTCCAGCCAGGCCACGATCAAGGGCAGCAAGAACTACGCAGGCATCGCCAACCCGATTGTCGATCACCTGCTGGAACAACTGCTGGCCGCGCAGACCCGCGACGCGCAACTGGCCGCCGGCCGCGCCCTGGACCGGGTGCTGCTGTGGCAGCACTACAGCATTCCCAACTGGTATCTCAACTATCATCGCCTGGCGTACCGCAACCGGTTCGCCTTTGTCACCACGCCGCCCTACAGCCTGGGCTTGAGCGCGTGGTGGCTGAAAGCTTCGGAGAAAGCCCAATGA
- the dnaQ gene encoding DNA polymerase III subunit epsilon: MRSVVLDTETTGMPVTDGHRIIEIGCVELMGRRLTGRHFHVYLQPDRDSDEGAIGVHGITDEFLKGKPRFAEVADEFFEFINGAQLIIHNAAFDVGFINNEFALMGQTDRADISKHCSILDTLMMARERHPGQRNSLDALCKRYGVDNSGRELHGALLDSEILADVYLTMTGGQTSLSLAGNASDGSGSAEGSGNRPSEIRRLPADRKPTTIIRASEQDLAEHAARLEAIAKSAGAPALWTQLSEQ; the protein is encoded by the coding sequence ATCCGATCTGTTGTACTCGATACCGAAACCACCGGCATGCCGGTGACCGACGGCCACCGGATCATTGAAATCGGCTGTGTCGAACTCATGGGTCGACGCCTCACCGGTCGTCATTTCCACGTCTACCTGCAACCGGACCGTGACAGTGACGAAGGCGCGATTGGCGTCCACGGCATCACCGACGAATTCCTCAAAGGCAAACCGCGCTTTGCCGAAGTGGCCGATGAGTTCTTCGAATTCATCAACGGCGCCCAGCTGATCATCCATAACGCGGCGTTCGACGTAGGCTTCATCAACAACGAATTCGCCCTCATGGGCCAGACGGATCGTGCGGATATTTCCAAGCACTGCTCGATCCTCGACACCCTGATGATGGCCCGTGAGCGGCACCCGGGCCAGCGCAACAGCCTCGATGCATTGTGCAAGCGTTATGGCGTCGACAACTCCGGCCGTGAACTCCACGGCGCCTTGCTCGACTCCGAGATTCTTGCCGACGTCTACCTGACCATGACCGGCGGGCAGACCAGCCTGTCCCTGGCCGGTAACGCGTCCGATGGCAGTGGTTCGGCGGAAGGTTCGGGCAACCGCCCTTCGGAAATCCGCCGCCTGCCGGCGGATCGCAAACCGACCACCATCATCCGCGCCAGCGAGCAGGATCTGGCCGAGCATGCCGCACGGTTGGAAGCTATTGCCAAGTCGGCGGGTGCGCCGGCGTTGTGGACCCAACTGAGCGAACAGTAA
- a CDS encoding class I SAM-dependent methyltransferase — MTDKAFAQADPEWLALISAAREWLSGPIGQFLLDEERRMLEDELGRFFGGYLVHYGPSAETPPSAPQVQRNVRLGAPLPGVEIVCEEQAWPLSEHAADVVVLQHGLDFCLSPHGLLREAASSVRPGGHLLIVGINPWSSWGLRHVFAHDGLRQARCISPQRVGDWLNLLGFALEKRRFGCYRPPLASTKWQARLAGWERRAGTWQLSGGGFYLLVARKIAVGLRPVRQVRREPMGKLVPMPMAKVNRKQSEP, encoded by the coding sequence ATGACTGATAAAGCGTTCGCCCAGGCCGATCCTGAGTGGCTGGCACTGATCAGCGCGGCCCGCGAATGGCTGTCCGGGCCGATCGGGCAATTTTTGCTGGATGAAGAACGGCGCATGCTCGAAGACGAGTTGGGCCGGTTCTTTGGTGGCTACCTGGTGCATTACGGCCCGTCGGCCGAGACTCCGCCCTCGGCGCCGCAGGTGCAACGCAATGTACGCCTGGGCGCGCCGCTGCCGGGGGTGGAGATTGTCTGCGAGGAGCAGGCCTGGCCGCTGAGCGAGCATGCCGCCGATGTGGTGGTGTTGCAGCATGGCCTGGATTTCTGCCTGTCGCCCCACGGCCTGTTGCGTGAAGCGGCGAGCAGCGTGCGCCCGGGTGGGCATTTGTTGATTGTCGGCATCAATCCCTGGAGCAGTTGGGGGTTGCGCCATGTGTTCGCCCACGATGGGCTGCGCCAGGCGCGCTGTATCTCGCCCCAACGGGTGGGCGACTGGCTGAACCTGCTGGGCTTCGCGCTGGAGAAACGCCGCTTCGGGTGCTATCGTCCGCCGCTTGCCTCGACCAAGTGGCAGGCTCGCCTGGCCGGCTGGGAACGCCGTGCGGGTACCTGGCAACTGTCGGGTGGCGGCTTCTATTTATTGGTCGCGCGCAAGATCGCGGTGGGCCTGCGGCCGGTGCGCCAAGTGCGACGCGAGCCCATGGGCAAGCTGGTGCCGATGCCGATGGCCAAGGTCAACCGCAAGCAGAGCGAACCGTAA
- the rnhA gene encoding ribonuclease HI has protein sequence MTDSVELFTDGACKGNPGPGGWGALLVCKGVEKELWGGEPNTTNNRMELMGAIRGLEELKRRCNVLLVTDSQYVMKGINEWMVNWKKRGWKTAAKEPVKNADLWQLLDEQCNRHDITWKWVRGHIGHPGNERADQLANRGVDEVRGYKQG, from the coding sequence ATGACCGATAGCGTAGAACTCTTCACCGATGGCGCCTGCAAAGGCAACCCGGGCCCTGGCGGCTGGGGCGCGTTGCTGGTGTGCAAAGGCGTGGAGAAGGAACTGTGGGGCGGTGAACCGAACACCACCAACAACCGCATGGAGCTGATGGGTGCCATCCGTGGCCTGGAGGAGCTCAAGCGCCGTTGCAACGTGCTGCTGGTGACCGACTCGCAATACGTGATGAAAGGCATCAACGAGTGGATGGTCAACTGGAAAAAACGCGGTTGGAAGACCGCCGCCAAGGAACCGGTAAAAAATGCCGACTTGTGGCAGTTGCTCGACGAGCAATGCAATCGCCATGACATTACCTGGAAATGGGTGCGCGGCCACATCGGTCACCCCGGCAACGAACGCGCCGACCAACTGGCCAACCGGGGTGTGGACGAAGTGCGGGGCTACAAGCAGGGCTGA
- a CDS encoding microcin C ABC transporter permease YejB codes for MLAYIFRRLLLIIPTLFGILLINFVIIQAAPGGPVEQMIAKLEGFDGATSRIAGGGAEVAVAGSSYRGAQGLDPALIKEIEKMYGFDKSAPERLWIMVKNYARLDFGDSFFRDAKVIDLIKEKMPVSISLGLWSTLIMYLVSIPLGIAKATRHGSHFDVWTSSAIIVGYAIPAFLFAILLIVVFAGGSYFDWFPLRGLTSNNFDELSWGGKILDYFWHLALPITALVIGNFATMTLLTKNSFLDEINKQYVVTAKAKGLTNHRVLYGHVFRNAMLLVIAGFPSAFIGIFFTGSLLVEVIFSLDGLGLMSFEAAINRDYPVVFGTLFIFTLLGLIVKLIGDLTYTLVDPRIDFSSREH; via the coding sequence ATGTTGGCCTATATCTTTCGCCGCCTGTTGCTGATCATCCCCACGCTGTTCGGCATCCTGCTGATCAACTTTGTCATCATCCAGGCCGCCCCCGGGGGCCCGGTGGAGCAAATGATCGCCAAGCTCGAAGGCTTTGACGGCGCCACCAGCCGCATCGCCGGTGGCGGTGCCGAAGTCGCCGTGGCCGGTTCCAGCTACCGCGGCGCCCAGGGCCTGGACCCGGCGCTGATCAAGGAAATCGAAAAGATGTACGGCTTCGACAAATCGGCGCCGGAACGTTTGTGGATCATGGTCAAGAATTACGCGCGCCTGGATTTCGGCGACAGTTTCTTCCGTGACGCCAAAGTCATCGACCTGATCAAGGAAAAGATGCCGGTGTCCATTTCCCTCGGGCTGTGGAGCACGCTGATCATGTACCTGGTGTCGATCCCCCTGGGGATCGCCAAGGCCACGCGCCACGGCAGCCACTTCGATGTGTGGACCAGCTCGGCGATCATCGTCGGCTATGCGATCCCGGCGTTCCTGTTTGCGATCCTGTTGATCGTGGTGTTTGCCGGTGGCAGTTATTTCGACTGGTTCCCGTTGCGCGGGCTGACCTCCAACAACTTCGACGAGTTGAGCTGGGGCGGCAAGATCCTCGATTATTTCTGGCACCTGGCCCTGCCGATCACTGCACTGGTGATCGGCAACTTCGCGACCATGACCCTGCTGACCAAAAACAGTTTTCTCGACGAGATCAACAAGCAGTACGTGGTCACCGCCAAGGCCAAGGGCCTGACCAACCACCGCGTGCTCTACGGCCACGTGTTCCGCAACGCGATGCTGCTGGTGATCGCCGGTTTCCCTTCGGCGTTCATCGGCATCTTCTTCACCGGCTCGCTGCTGGTGGAAGTGATCTTTTCCCTCGACGGCCTCGGCCTGATGAGCTTTGAAGCCGCGATCAACCGCGACTACCCGGTGGTGTTCGGCACGCTGTTCATCTTCACCCTGCTGGGCTTGATCGTGAAACTGATCGGCGACCTCACCTACACCCTGGTCGATCCGCGTATCGACTTCTCCAGCCGGGAGCATTGA
- a CDS encoding lytic transglycosylase domain-containing protein, with the protein MSSSIRKSNHSDALTRLAQAVAVAVSATLAGCQSSNFTAQSTVQPKPNLSAKIKQKPVIWLSEKPAPEVPQDVWERMRRGFQLQDGVGVNPRIEQQRLWFASNPSFLESAGERGSLYIHYIVERLEERNMPLELALLPVIESAYNPMAYSRSDAVGLWQFIPSTGRYFNLRQTRAYDGRRDITASTTAALDYLTRLHDMFNGDWLLALAAYNAGEGTVSRAIERNEKLGLPTDYWNLPLPQETKDYVPKFLALSQVVLAPEAYGVNLNPIANQPYFEVVEVKQSMDLSRVAALAEIDEDELFQLNPALKQRTTLDGPQHLLVPSSKAQLLTSTLSTMKPEELLAMRPKKQVFDEVETARVAGRTRSYKVRSGDNLTLIAKANKVDVHDLQRWNKLNGQQLKVGQTLVMQDTRKLVAKADGKKPVQYKVKKGDSLYIVAKRFNVEMQHLKRWNPRTGQALKPGQMLVVSGPR; encoded by the coding sequence ATGTCGTCATCTATTCGTAAATCCAACCATTCAGACGCATTGACCCGCCTGGCTCAAGCTGTGGCGGTGGCTGTGTCCGCCACGCTGGCGGGCTGCCAATCAAGCAATTTCACCGCACAATCCACCGTGCAACCCAAGCCAAATCTTAGCGCCAAGATCAAACAGAAACCCGTCATCTGGCTTTCGGAAAAGCCGGCTCCCGAAGTGCCCCAGGATGTTTGGGAGCGTATGCGACGAGGCTTCCAACTGCAGGACGGCGTAGGCGTCAACCCGCGCATCGAGCAACAGCGCCTATGGTTCGCCAGTAACCCATCCTTCCTGGAGAGCGCCGGGGAACGCGGCAGCCTCTACATTCATTACATCGTCGAACGTCTTGAAGAACGCAACATGCCCCTGGAGCTGGCGCTGCTGCCAGTGATCGAAAGTGCCTACAACCCAATGGCCTATTCGCGCAGCGATGCGGTCGGCTTGTGGCAGTTCATCCCCTCCACCGGGCGCTACTTCAACCTGCGCCAGACCCGCGCCTACGACGGCCGCCGTGACATCACCGCCTCCACCACTGCCGCCCTGGACTATCTGACCCGTCTGCACGATATGTTCAACGGCGACTGGCTGCTGGCACTCGCCGCCTATAACGCTGGCGAAGGCACGGTGAGCCGGGCCATCGAGCGTAACGAGAAGCTTGGCCTGCCGACCGACTACTGGAACCTGCCGCTGCCCCAGGAAACCAAGGACTACGTGCCCAAGTTCCTGGCACTCTCCCAAGTGGTGCTGGCGCCCGAAGCCTACGGCGTGAACCTGAACCCGATTGCCAACCAGCCGTACTTCGAAGTGGTTGAAGTCAAGCAGAGCATGGACCTGTCCCGGGTCGCGGCGCTGGCCGAGATCGACGAAGACGAACTGTTCCAGCTCAACCCCGCACTGAAACAACGCACCACCCTGGATGGCCCGCAGCATTTGCTGGTGCCGAGTTCCAAGGCGCAGTTGCTCACCAGCACCCTTTCGACGATGAAGCCAGAAGAGTTGCTGGCGATGCGGCCGAAAAAGCAGGTGTTCGACGAAGTCGAGACCGCGCGCGTTGCTGGCCGTACCCGCAGCTACAAAGTACGCAGTGGCGACAACCTGACGCTGATCGCGAAGGCGAACAAGGTCGACGTGCATGACCTGCAGCGCTGGAACAAGCTCAATGGCCAGCAGCTCAAGGTCGGCCAGACCCTGGTGATGCAGGACACCCGCAAGCTGGTGGCCAAGGCCGACGGCAAGAAACCGGTGCAATACAAGGTCAAGAAAGGCGATTCGCTGTACATCGTCGCCAAGCGATTCAACGTCGAGATGCAACATCTCAAGCGTTGGAACCCGCGCACTGGCCAGGCGTTGAAGCCGGGGCAGATGCTGGTGGTTTCAGGCCCACGCTAA